From the Ctenopharyngodon idella isolate HZGC_01 chromosome 3, HZGC01, whole genome shotgun sequence genome, one window contains:
- the LOC127508509 gene encoding NAD(P)(+)--arginine ADP-ribosyltransferase 2-like produces MLLIIEALLILAALGQDHGAAAGQIFPLDMALNSVDDQYYGCREKMANLVKTKYLKKEINNSAKYKISWQLGEKFVKFPKGHLTRNHLIAIYVYSDSNVYHHFNPDTRYGKNQYKHKTYKWYSLHFLLTEAMQILKKAQNKCRVTYRGTTAEFNKYVLNKEVRFGSFTSSSLDPNVARGFGSKSCFEIYTCESADVSIYSKYPHEREVLIPPYEKFKVTAVRTRKYQPNLWCDTVFTLKSSGKASYLNCAVAFKKPSKYY; encoded by the exons ATGCTGCTGATCATTGAAGCTCTTCTCATTTTAGCTGCTCTAGGACAG GATCACGGAGCTGCTGCAGGACAGATATTTCCACTGGATATGGCACTGAATTCTGTTGATGACCAATATTACGGCTGTAGAGAGAAAATGGCGAATCTGGTGAAGACAAAATATCTGAAGAAGGAAATCAACAATTCagctaaatataaaattagttGGCAATTAGGTGAAAAGTTTGTCAAGTTTCCAAAAGGTCACTTGACAAGGAATCATTTAATTGCCATTTATGTGTACAGTGATAGTAATGTATATCACCATTTTAATCCTGATACTCGTTACGGTAAAAACCAGTACAAACACAAGACATACAAATGGTATTCACTTCACTTTCTGTTAACAGAAGCGATGCAGATTCTGAAgaaagcacaaaataaatgcaggGTAACGTATCGTGGTACTACAGCTGAATTTAATAAGTATGTTCTGAACAAAGAGGTTCGATTCGGCTCATTTACATCCTCCTCTCTTGATCCCAATGTAGCACGAGGTTTTGGAAGTAAATCTTGTTTTGAAATCTACACTTGTGAAAGTGCTGATGTGTCAATATATTCAAAGTATCCTCATGAGAGAGAGGTGCTGATTCCTCCATATGAGAAGTTTAAAGTCACTGCTGTCAGGACAAGAAAATATCAGCCAAATCTCTGGTGTGACACTGTGTTCACTTTGAAAAGCTCTGGAAAAGCAAGTTACCTGAACTGTGCAGTGGCATTCAAGAAACCATCCAAGTACTACTAA
- the LOC127508491 gene encoding uncharacterized protein LOC127508491, whose translation MGRLDDAAKRKVVELREAGLSFRKIKAVLELENIKVSAQAIYLFLKEFQGRARKEDGAAGNSSHTVPASTAGREVGGSETRPGAWSDQQLRNLLREASRVAASQQAASSMDARGGQSSGTGPGGRREAQGGEKDEDIRIISVTSLAQGTQNAGIQGPRSGVGTGGMSGASYVRRRHTPSPANPVLVARKRLLDKALLHRARVRDSSPQTGQQVSLSVRRDPSCFSGSDGRKLVLPQTASYDLTTARPPNMRSLHQGASPHRRWMHQRVSVPVRAPQHPPRVGIRLPDQATAGATSQNAAPSARVQNVPNQPSPPPQRNVLDPAAVSSLQEQIQSLGSELRSLGLALRMMVEQQGRLEREQAQQTQVQKQILSTLQDLASKFDPLQSTCAPASCSLASSVPFSQSATSQGAYAQCSQAQTRYNEIHDSGLESIEVFSLDQLSPPTMNGFQQCPTSSGPPFTHAQARTPTFTQTHTQTYSPSTLPYTQPHTDSYTGLDSKSVDMPSTSADGSFQACSPPNQSSSLPVSPHEPELNIIKVENV comes from the exons ATGGGCCGACTGGACGATGCTGCCAAGCGCAAGGTGGTGGAGCTGCGGGAGGCAGGTTTGAGCTTCCGTAAGATCAAAGCCGTGCTTGAGCTGGAGAACATCAAGGTGTCTGCGCAGGCCATCTACCTTTTCCTGAAGGAGTTTCAAGGGAGAGCTCGAAAGGAGGACGGAGCAGCTGGGAACAGCAGCCATACGGTGCCTGCGTCGACGGCAGGCAGGGAGGTGGGCGGCTCTGAGACGCGGCCGGGTGCTTGGAGCGATCAACAGCTAAGGAACCTCCTCAGAGAAGCTTCCAGAGTCGCTGCCTCCCAGCAGGCCGCATCCTCCATGGATGCAAGAGGAGGACAGTCTTCTGGGACGGGTCCGGGTGGCAGAAGGGAGGCACAGGGTGGGGAAAAAGATGAGGACATCCGGATTATCAGCGTGACCTCGTTGGCACAGGGTACGCAGAATGCTGGGATCCAAGGGCCGCGCTCAGGAGTCGGGACTGGAGGGATGAGTGGTGCTTCTTATGTAAGACGACGACACACACCCTCACCTGCCAATCCTGTGCTAGTGGCTCGAAAACGACTCCTGGACAAGGCTTTGCTCCATAGAGCGCGG GTAAGAGACAGCAGTCCTCAGACCGGCCAGCAGGTGTCGTTGTCAGTGAGACGAGATCCTTCCTGCTTCTCTGGTTCTGATGGGAGAAAGCTTGTGTTACCACAGACAGCTTCTTACGACCTCACTACAGCCAGACCTCCAAATATG AGATCATTGCACCAAGGAGCCAGTCCTCACAGGAGATGGATGCACCAGCGGGTGAGTGTTCCTGTTCGCGCTCCTCAACACCCGCCTCGTGTCGGTATCCGCCTCCCCGACCAAGCCACCGCTGGGGCGACCTCCCAAAATGCAGCCCCCTCTGCACGGGTTCAAAATGTTCCCAACCAGCCCTCACCTCCTCCCCAGCGGAACGTTCTCGACCCTGCCGCTGTTAGCAGCCTGCAGGAGCAGATCCAGTCATTGGGCTCCGAGCTGAGAAGTTTGGGCCTGGCGTTAAGGATGATGGTGGAGCAACAAGGCCGACTGGAGAGAGAACAAGCCCAGCAGACTCAGGTCCAGAAGCAGATCCTCAGCACCCTTCAGGATCTCGCATCCAAATTTGACCCTCTGCAGTCCACATGTGCTCCAGCGTCTTGTTCACTGGCCTCCTCGGTGCCATTCAGCCAGAGCGCGACCAGCCAGGGCGCCTACGCTCAGTGCAGCCAAGCCCAGACGCGATACAATGAGATCCACGATTCTGGTCTCGAGAGCATCGAGGTGTTTTCTCTGGACCAGCTCAGCCCTCCCACCATGAACGGGTTTCAGCAGTGCCCGACCTCCAGCGGGCCCCCGTTCACACACGCACAAGCGCGCACGCCAACGTTCACGCAGACCCACACGCAAACATACTCGCCCAGCACACTCCCCTATACACAGCCGCACACAGACTCCTATACAGGGCTGGATAGTAAATCCGTAGACATGCCCTCCACCAGTGCAGATGGATCATTCCAGGCATGTAGCCCTCCTAACCAATCCTCTAGTCTTCCGGTTTCACCGCACGAGCCCGAGCTGAACATTATTAAGGTGGAGAACGTCTGA
- the LOC127508510 gene encoding NAD(P)(+)--arginine ADP-ribosyltransferase 2-like, producing MRLIIAALLILAALGQDHRAAAEQIFPLDMAPDSVDDYYYGCREKMAKLVKTKYLKKEINHSAKFKHYWQNSENMVKFPKDHLTRNQLIAIHVYTGKYIYRRFNEETRYGKNQYKHKTFKWYSLHFLLTEAIQSLKKMQNKCFFTYRGTTANFDKYVLNKEIRFGSFTSSSLDRKVTQGFGSKSCFEIYTCESAELTKYSQYPYIKEVLIPPYEKFKVTAVRTRKYQPNLWCDTVFTLKSSGKVSYQNCALFK from the exons ATGCGGCTGATCATTGCAGCTCTTCTCATTTTAGCTGCTCTAGGACAG GATCACAGAGCTGCTGCAGAACAGATATTTCCACTGGATATGGCTCCGGATTCTGTCGATGACTATTATTACGGCTGTAGAGAGAAAATGGCAAAACTGGTGAAGACGAAATATCTGAAGAAGGAAATCAACCACTCTGctaaatttaaacattattggCAAAATAGTGAAAATATGGTCAAGTTTCCAAAAGATCACTTAACaagaaatcaattaatcgcCATTCACGTGTACACTGGTAAATATATCTATCGTCGATTTAATGAAGAAACTCGTTACGGTAAAAACCAGTACAAACACAAGACATTCAAATGGTATTCACTTCACTTTCTGTTAACAGAAGCGATACAGAGTCTGAAGAAAATGCAGAATAAATGCTTTTTCACTTATCGTGGTACCACAGCTAATTTTGACAAGTATGTTCTGAACAAAGAGATTCGATTCGGCTCATTTACATCCTCCTCTCTTGATCGTAAAGTAACTCAAGGTTTTGGTTCTAAATCTTGTTTTGAAATCTACACTTGTGAAAGTGCTGAGCTGACAAAATACTCACAGTATCCTTACATAAAAGAGGTGCTGATTCCTCCATATGAGAAGTTTAAAGTCACTGCTGTCAGGACAAGAAAATATCAGCCAAATCTCTGGTGTGACACGGTGTTTACTTTGAAAAGCTCTGGAAAAGTAAGCTACCAGAACTGTGCTCTATTCAAGTAA